A window from Drosophila miranda strain MSH22 chromosome Y unlocalized genomic scaffold, D.miranda_PacBio2.1 Contig_Y2_pilon, whole genome shotgun sequence encodes these proteins:
- the LOC117185687 gene encoding KN motif and ankyrin repeat domain-containing protein 1-like isoform X4: MVLPMFSSLSSFTCYPLLVSGCSALVLTSLQEKPPTMSSFHSPDSSGESQSFIRHPSSKQSPLLDFSQVGDDELIVREEKRVSISWSRDVSPAPLMTSSAPTSGTNKSVSPEQGQEQEQAMSTSCDSSPPLDVQIAQGARKKSSTPLKSSQSEESQVTVLERPATKAQLHQLAQAESERRKKTDIPKSLVDALKVINDSLLKRLGAKPIFSQSLKSAKTTIQEHWFRNSSTGKADPHEVEDHLDFFEWLSVPLLEYCVNLSDNNGNTAMHYAVSHGNFDVVSILLDSKVCNVNQTNNAGYTCVMLVSLAKLKQPSHRTVVDRLFKMADVNIRAKKHCQTALMLAVSHGNGDMVAMLLEAGADINIQDEDGSTALMCAAEHGRVDVVKHLLSSPECDSLIQDVDGSTAFKIAWQAGHRDVGLLLYVHEQMLRSKLPNRCETARSSLLSMALHSRQSPE; this comes from the exons ATGGTTTTGCCAATGTTCTCCAGCCTGAGCAGCTTCACGTGCTACCCGCTGCTGGTCAGCGGGTGCTCGGCCCTGGTGCTAAC CTCCCTACAGGAGAAGCCACCGACTATGTCGAGCTTCCATTCACCAGATTCGTCCGGAGAGTCACAAAGTTTTATCAGACATCCGTCCAGCAAGCAGAGCCCTTTATTGGACTTCAGCCAGGTGGGTGACGATGAGCTGATTGTGCGTGAGGAGAAGCGCGTCAGCATCAGCTGGTCCCGCGATGTCTCCCCCGCACCACTGATGACATCCTCGGCCCCCACATCGGGCACAAACAAGTCGGTCTCGCCGGAGCAGggccaggagcaggagcaagCCATGAGCACTTCCTGTGATTCCAGCCCGCCCTTGGATGTACAGATTGCTCAGGGAGCACGCAAGAAGTCTAGCACGCCGCTAAAATCTAGTCAAAGCGAGGAGTCCCAGGTGACTGTCCTCGAGCGCCCGGCCACGAAGGCGCAGCTCCATCAGCTGGCCCAGGCGGAGTCCGAGCGCCGAAAGAA AACCGATATACCCAAGAGCCTGGTGGATGCCCTCAAAGTCATCAATGATTCGCTGCTAAAGAGGCTCGGGGCCAAGCCCATCTTCTCGCAGAGCCTCAAGTCAGCCAAGACGACCATTCAGGAGCATTGGTTCCGAAACTCCAGCACTGGAAAGGCCGATCCCCATGAGGTGGAGGACCACTTGGACTTCTTTGAGTGGCTGTCGGTGCCCTTGCTGGAGTATTGCGTTAACCTGTCCGACAACAAT GGCAACACAGCCATGCATTATGCGGTCTCGCACGGCAACTTCGACGTGGTATCCATTCTGCTGGATTCGAAGGTTTGCAACGTAAACCAAACGAATAACGCCGGATACACGTGTGTGATGCTAGTATCGTTGGCCAAGCTAAAGCAACCGTCCCATCGGACAGTCGTGGATCGACTGTTCAAGATGGCCGATGTCAACATACGCGCCAAGAAG CACTGCCAGACCGCGCTGATGCTCGCTGTGTCGCATGGTAATGGCGACATGGTAGCCATGCTGCTGGAAGCCGGAGCAGATATCAATATCCAGGACGAGGATGGCAGCACGGCTCTAATGTGCGCCGCCGAGCACGGTCGTGTGGACGTGGTCAAGCACTTGCTGTCCAGTCCAGAATGCGACTCGCTGATACAAGATGTG GATGGCAGCACGGCCTTCAAGATTGCCTGGCAGGCCGGGCACCGGGATGTGGGCCTGCTCCTCTACGTCCACGAGCAGATGCTGCGCAGCAAGCTGCCCAATCGCTGCGAGACCGCCAGGAGCTCGCTCCTCTCAATGGCGCTCCACAGCCGCCAGTCCCCGGAGTAA